A genomic stretch from Acidobacteriota bacterium includes:
- a CDS encoding chemotaxis protein CheA yields MRVHTSRLDLLVDMVGELVIAQSILTQDHAVLRGGDHALTQKVAHLSKIVRDLQALSMSLRMIPIKATLKRMHRLVRDLTQKFDKQVQLIVEGEETEIDRNRVDVLADPLVHMIRHAIDHGIETPDERIQSGKPPMGTVRLKACHASGYIVVSMEDDGRGIDREVIVRKALEKGLIESDRGMSDSDVFSLIFEPGFSTAAQVTAVSGRGVGMDVVRKSVEQLHGRILIESKLGQGTTVSILLPITLAITDGMLVRVGRQRYINPTANIVRSLRPTRDEIKKVAGEGEMVVMREGLLPMYRLSALFGIPGTEEDPTRALLVIVSDQEERFGLLVDELLGQQQIVVKSLGAGLGRTPGVSGGAILSDGMVGLILDVRGLAAYARSMTLEEENVEIAS; encoded by the coding sequence GTGCGCGTCCACACCAGCCGCCTGGATCTCCTGGTCGACATGGTGGGCGAATTGGTGATCGCTCAGTCGATCCTGACCCAGGACCACGCCGTCCTGCGTGGTGGAGACCACGCGCTGACCCAGAAGGTCGCTCACCTCTCGAAGATCGTGCGGGACCTCCAGGCCCTGAGCATGTCCCTGCGCATGATTCCGATCAAGGCGACCTTGAAACGGATGCACCGTCTCGTTCGCGATCTGACCCAGAAATTCGACAAGCAGGTGCAGCTCATCGTCGAAGGAGAGGAAACAGAAATCGATCGCAACAGGGTCGACGTGCTGGCCGACCCGCTGGTGCACATGATCCGCCATGCCATCGACCACGGAATCGAAACTCCCGACGAGCGCATCCAATCCGGAAAGCCTCCGATGGGAACCGTGCGCCTGAAGGCCTGCCACGCCAGCGGCTACATCGTCGTCTCGATGGAGGATGACGGTCGCGGCATCGACCGGGAAGTCATCGTGCGCAAAGCGCTCGAAAAGGGGCTGATCGAAAGTGACCGGGGAATGTCCGATTCCGACGTCTTCTCGCTGATCTTCGAGCCGGGATTCTCGACCGCCGCTCAAGTCACCGCTGTTTCCGGCCGCGGTGTCGGTATGGACGTGGTGCGCAAGAGTGTCGAGCAACTCCACGGACGCATTCTCATCGAATCGAAGTTGGGCCAGGGAACGACCGTATCGATCCTCCTGCCGATAACGCTGGCCATTACCGACGGCATGCTGGTGCGCGTGGGCCGCCAGAGGTACATCAACCCCACGGCGAACATCGTGCGCAGCCTCCGCCCGACCCGCGATGAGATCAAGAAGGTCGCGGGCGAAGGCGAGATGGTCGTCATGCGCGAGGGCCTGCTCCCGATGTATCGCCTTTCCGCGCTCTTCGGCATTCCCGGGACCGAAGAGGATCCAACCCGCGCTTTGCTCGTCATCGTCTCCGACCAGGAGGAGCGCTTCGGCCTGCTGGTCGACGAACTTCTCGGCCAGCAGCAAATCGTCGTCAAGTCTCTCGGTGCCGGACTCGGCCGAACTCCGGGAGTATCCGGGGGCGCGATCCTCAGCGACGGCATGGTGGGGCTGATCCTCGACGTTCGAGGACTCGCCGCCTACGCCCGGTCCATGACTCTCGAAGAAGAAAATGTGGAGATCGCGTCGTGA